A genomic segment from Rhodospirillum centenum SW encodes:
- a CDS encoding alpha-glucosidase, which yields MAGGSNGSSSDDSSSGGGRHWLDGAALYQIYPLSFRDGNGDGRGDLTGVLDGLDHVAALGVDGLWLSPFYASPLADFGYDVSDHCAVDPRMGDLALFDRVVEKAHRLGLKVLLDLVLGHTSVRHPWFEQSRRSRSADTADWYVWADPAPDGTAPNNWLSVFGGPAWTWEPRRRQFYLHHFLPQQPTLNYRSPACLDAMMEVARFWLARGIDGFRVDAVDFLMRDPALRPNPPADPAPRAFPAKLFGMQVHAHDMMHADIRPVLERLRRTVDGFPGRVLLGELSSQRGAAGRIALHTRPGGLHTAYTLDLPKQPFTPAVFRHALMAADDHGNTCWSFSNHDVARAASRWRPDGADPARFEALLAVLLACLPGTVCVYQGDELGLPQAELAFEDLRDPFGINHWPEFAGRDGSRTPLPWTAAAPNGGFCPDGAAPWLPLPAEHLERAVAVQERRPGSTLAIWRAALALRRDSPALRTGRPSLVDEDGPVLAFARDGGGEHLLCVFNFGTAEAAYELPDAPPVPLPVPRPPDAPEPRLDGTTLRLPPLGVFLGRC from the coding sequence ATGGCGGGTGGCAGCAACGGCAGCAGCAGCGACGACAGCAGCAGCGGTGGCGGACGGCACTGGCTGGACGGGGCCGCGCTGTACCAGATCTATCCGCTGTCCTTCCGCGACGGGAACGGGGATGGCCGGGGCGACCTGACCGGCGTGCTGGACGGTCTGGACCATGTCGCCGCCCTGGGCGTGGACGGCCTCTGGCTGTCGCCCTTCTATGCCTCGCCGCTGGCGGACTTCGGCTACGATGTCTCCGACCACTGCGCCGTCGATCCCCGCATGGGCGACCTCGCCCTGTTCGACCGGGTGGTGGAGAAGGCCCACCGGCTGGGCCTGAAGGTGCTGCTGGACCTGGTGCTGGGCCACACCAGCGTGCGCCATCCCTGGTTCGAGCAGAGCCGGCGCTCCCGCAGCGCCGACACCGCCGACTGGTATGTCTGGGCCGATCCCGCCCCGGACGGCACGGCCCCGAACAACTGGCTCTCCGTCTTCGGCGGCCCGGCCTGGACCTGGGAGCCGCGACGGCGGCAGTTCTATCTGCACCATTTCCTGCCGCAGCAGCCGACCCTGAACTACCGCAGTCCGGCCTGCCTGGACGCCATGATGGAGGTGGCGCGCTTCTGGCTGGCCCGCGGCATCGACGGTTTCCGGGTGGACGCGGTGGACTTCCTCATGCGCGACCCGGCCCTGCGCCCGAACCCGCCCGCCGATCCCGCCCCGCGCGCGTTTCCGGCCAAGCTGTTCGGGATGCAGGTGCATGCCCACGACATGATGCATGCCGACATCCGCCCCGTGCTGGAGCGGCTGCGCCGGACGGTGGACGGGTTTCCCGGCCGCGTCCTGCTGGGCGAGCTGAGCAGCCAGCGCGGCGCGGCCGGGCGCATCGCGCTCCATACCCGGCCGGGCGGGCTGCACACGGCCTACACGCTGGACCTGCCGAAGCAGCCCTTCACCCCCGCCGTGTTCCGCCACGCCCTGATGGCGGCGGACGACCACGGCAACACCTGCTGGAGCTTCTCCAACCACGACGTCGCCCGGGCCGCCAGCCGCTGGCGCCCGGACGGCGCCGACCCGGCCCGGTTCGAGGCGCTGCTGGCCGTGCTGCTGGCCTGCCTGCCGGGCACCGTCTGCGTCTACCAGGGCGACGAGCTGGGCCTGCCGCAGGCGGAACTGGCGTTCGAGGATCTGCGCGATCCCTTCGGCATCAACCACTGGCCGGAATTCGCCGGGCGCGACGGCAGCCGTACCCCCCTGCCCTGGACGGCGGCTGCCCCCAACGGCGGTTTCTGCCCGGACGGGGCGGCGCCCTGGCTGCCGCTGCCGGCGGAGCATCTGGAGCGCGCCGTGGCGGTGCAGGAACGGCGGCCGGGCTCGACCCTGGCGATCTGGCGGGCGGCGCTGGCCCTGCGCCGGGACAGTCCGGCCCTGCGCACGGGGCGGCCGAGTCTCGTGGACGAGGACGGCCCGGTGCTGGCCTTCGCCCGCGACGGCGGCGGCGAGCATCTGCTCTGCGTCTTCAACTTCGGCACGGCGGAAGCCGCCTACGAACTGCCCGACGCCCCGCCGGTGCCGCTGCCCGTGCCCCGTCCGCCGGACGCGCCGGAGCCGCGGCTGGACGGGACGACGCTGCGGCTACCGCCGCTGGGGGTCTTCCTGGGCCGGTGCTGA
- a CDS encoding cold-shock protein — translation MPVGTVKWFNSTKGYGFIQPENGGADVFVHISAVERAGLSTLSEGQRVSYEEQRDPRRGKTSAENLKTA, via the coding sequence ATGCCTGTCGGAACCGTGAAGTGGTTCAATAGCACCAAGGGTTACGGCTTTATCCAGCCCGAGAACGGCGGTGCGGACGTGTTCGTCCACATCTCCGCTGTCGAGCGCGCCGGTCTGTCCACCCTGTCGGAAGGGCAGCGCGTCTCCTATGAGGAGCAGCGCGATCCCCGGCGGGGCAAGACCTCGGCGGAGAATCTGAAGACCGCCTGA
- a CDS encoding tellurite resistance TerB family protein, producing the protein MANLTGLLGTMLATGLGGRSARGPVFAQGTTPAAPAALHGGGGNFRQVAGLASLGYLAYKAYQTHKAQDPAAQQTAGVHLQGRSARGDGPSLGDRLGDLLSRGPAPAGPDPQIADEKALLLIRAMVAAANADGEIDAEERRRILDSLDRAGAGAEERALLDRELADPPSLEDVVAGVRDQETAEQVYVASELAVEPDGRAERNYLAYLADRLRLPESRVEELKRIA; encoded by the coding sequence ATGGCGAATCTGACGGGACTTCTGGGGACGATGCTGGCGACGGGACTGGGCGGGCGCAGCGCCCGCGGACCGGTCTTCGCCCAGGGCACCACGCCCGCCGCGCCGGCGGCGCTGCATGGCGGCGGTGGGAACTTCCGGCAGGTGGCGGGCCTCGCCTCCCTCGGCTACCTCGCCTACAAGGCGTATCAGACCCACAAGGCGCAGGACCCCGCGGCGCAGCAGACGGCCGGGGTGCATCTCCAGGGCCGCAGCGCCCGCGGCGACGGCCCGTCGTTGGGCGACCGGCTGGGCGACCTGCTCTCGCGCGGCCCCGCCCCGGCCGGGCCGGACCCGCAGATCGCCGACGAGAAGGCGCTGCTGCTGATCCGCGCCATGGTCGCAGCGGCGAACGCGGACGGGGAGATCGATGCGGAGGAGCGCCGCCGCATCCTGGACAGTCTGGACCGGGCCGGCGCCGGAGCGGAAGAGCGCGCGCTCCTGGACCGGGAACTGGCCGACCCGCCCTCGCTGGAGGACGTGGTGGCCGGCGTGCGCGACCAGGAGACGGCGGAGCAGGTCTATGTCGCCTCCGAACTGGCCGTCGAACCCGACGGCCGGGCCGAGCGCAACTATCTGGCCTATCTGGCCGATCGGCTGCGCCTTCCGGAAAGCCGGGTGGAGGAGCTGAAGCGGATCGCCTGA